The genomic window CTCCTTTGTCGTAGTTTGACCGAGGGCAGCGAACGATTTATCTTGATAATTTCTAAGTTCTATCATTGACGTTGAAGCTATAGCCAACATTAGCTTCACTAAGTTCTGATTGACTTAGTTCTTCTCCCTGATCAAACGTAAACAAAGACAGAAGATTGATAACTTAATTGATTTAgctctgtcttatttatttattttaaaatgcagTGTTTTCTCCTTTTAGGAACTTGTTTCTGCCAACTCACCTCTTCATTGCCATCTACCAGTTCCTGCCTTTCATTAAGCTCTGATGTtccttataaataaataaaaatgtgtcaACTCAATTGATTATGCCCTCTATTTTATGAGATTTATGTGGTGTACAAACAAAAGTCTTGTAACCTTTATTGTAATGATTTGACCACTATGACGGTATGTTGGTTGTGGTATGTTATCAATATTGTAATTGGTTTTTGACAAAATATTGGTGTGGAGTGTGCGGTTGCCTGGTACCATGGTTGTTACTTGGTACAAATAATATGGATGATTTACGACCATCTAGTGGGGAGTCTGAAAACTGCTAACGAAACGTCATtgaagtgaaaataaaataaatcattcgTACTGTTGTAAATTCAAAATGAATTTAAATAGGAAAGCTAAACGTTGAAGCACATAGGGCAAAACACTCCAGTAGCACTAGGCATGCTAGCCAACAGTGTGTCGCGCTGGTAGAGGCTAGCTAGCTAAAAAAACCTCAAGAATTACAATATATTTCtagaataaatattaatttagctGAGCTCATAAGACACTAGCACACTTACTGTGCATGTCAGCTTCAATTGCTtggttttaaaaataaatctgaTGTCCTGTCCactcctttttgacattttgctGTATAATTAACTAGGTAGGATCAGAGAATGTCGGGCTCTGGTTGTATCGCTATCTCGTCTTTTTTCAGTTGTGACTAGATGTCCCCTCTGCGGCACCGTAGTTGTGGATTATTTTCGTATGAGGTGCCAGCCTGACTTGGACAATGAATGAGATATTAATACCAATACTATGGCTGGTATGCAacgatgaggcatcagacagtcaattaattttagcctgaatacataggtaaaaagcaccagaccGCTAGTACCATGGATGGACAGTGTCAGAGCaaaaacctgttgaactaaatggatgtggttagGCAGCAGGCACGCAGGCTACACCGCGGGatacatctgcagaccactggcaCATTAATAAAGGTAAGatgcgatatttattgcttaaggtTTGCTGGTACTTTGGTGagatcttttgtgttttctgcCCTCATGTGGTCAGCTGTTTTAACTTGAAATAGTACTACTAGCCATAGCCTCCAAGTAGCCTAAATTAAATTATCCAGTGTTAGCGTTCTTACGGTGTTGGGTATAGACTAGTGGAGATTACGATAGtggagtcggtggagtcagtcttgTTGactcaaagtgacttttggtcattcgctttgcttgaattatggaatgattgtgtgtgtgtgggggggggggggagtgcatgggttttggtcagaatgccatgtagattggatggatgtgtgttgtgaattgagaacagccagctcatgatgtgatataAAGCGTTCAGCTATAATTATTTTTAGCTTTTTCGATCTTGacatttgtagtgctgtgtgtatacgtttgccccttctgaacttaaacacgtagGTAATAAGCCCcactttgtttattttggtatagctcatgtcatgtcacgtcaaCATTGAGTGcatcatggagcagaacattgtGGGTCATCATGTCcaatgctttttgaaaacgctttcttcataaaacgtgtcagacataatttttttgtaaaaatctTATATATTAGTAAGCTACACAGGTATCCCgtcttcagaacctttcatgacCTGcgctaaagaaaaataaggtgcatccccagcacttctaaaaatgcattccagattgcgtctctgtccccaccacatttcaaaccaaactgacgccaatgGGGGTCACTATTCTAAACATTGTGGATCTTTCCTTTGCAATACATATTTCGACCACAAGGGGGCGGTGCAGCCACCCTTTTTAATTAGGCCTTCATCTCGTGGGCTCACATACTGCATATTGCTTTTTGGGTCAATAGCGCTGCCTTGATAATTATTATAAgatgaatataaaataaaaggcTGAATTCTGTTGGTTGTACCAGTGATAAATAGTTTTACTGATTTACAGATTCAGAGCCTATAAACTCACCTAAATTCCTCATTAATGAATGCAACAAATAAATGTATCAAAGCACTGCTTTGAAATGCATTTTTCCCCAATATAAGGTTAATTCCGgtttgagtgtcgaggtgtccctgagcaagacacctcaccctgactgctcccgacgagctggctgtcaccttgcttggttgacaccgccgtcggtgtgtgaacgaaTGGATCATAAGTCGCTTTggctaaaagcgtctgctaaatgccctacatttaaatgtaaagtGTAGGGAAATTGTAGTGAAGGACCAGGAACGTTCATCTACATCCAATTTAGCTCATCTCACGATGCCTATTGTGATTGGGTCTGGATGGTGGCCCCTTTTAGAAACGAATCCCCAGAAAGCCAAATTGGTGAAAGACGGATCCAGGACTCTCAGATGTGTAAAAACAGTATTCCCTCCTGAGAACTCATACCTTCCCACATAGGTAGACCATGTTGGTGTCCGGGTCGTAGAAAGGCAACAGCACGCCATTACTGGTGTCCATCTCCTGCATTGCCATCGGCTCGGTGAGATctttctgttaaaaaaaacaaaaagacattCCATCTGATTCCTAAGCCTTCCCCTCCGTCTCCACTTAGAACGGAAGAGCATCATCTAATAGAACGTACTGCTGCGTCTAATGGACCGATCCGACGGGATGTCGGACAGGACGTCGGACTTACCGTATCCCACAAGGccatctgtctctcactcatgCGGCTGAACCCGGTGGTCAGGATCTTTCCGTCTGACAGGAAGACGGCTCTCATTGGCCGCGTGCCGTCGTGGACCTTCTCCCTCACCTACAGGGGGTACCGCGTCGGAACGCAAGAGCAGAGCGCCATGTTAGCATTCAGTCAGCGCCATGTCAGAACCCAAGAGCACTGCGCCATGTTAGCATTCATCCGATCAATAAGCCCTCTTAACAAATCCATGTGACGTGCTGCCCAGGTTTGCAAAATGAACGGAAAAATCCGCTCATCGCCGCGAACAATCGCAAAACACAACATCGGGTTGTACGGGCGTCTACGACGGGGGGGGCGTGCCTTGAGTACGGTCCCGCGGCGTGGGTCGATGACCCTCAGGGCCTTGTCCTTGGACACGGTGCAGACGGCGCTGCCGTCACGGTTCCAGCACGCGCTGTAGATCAGGTCGGGGTGGGCGTCGCTCAGCTGATACACCAGTTCGCCGGTGCCaacgtcccacacacacatcacgttgTCACAgcctgaagggggggggggggcgagagagagaaacagaaaggtgAGGGGGAACTATTGGAACTGGGTGAAAGCGACTtcacaggagagaggagagagatagagaaagagatcaAGGAGAGCGAGAACAAAGGAATCAGAAAGGTGAGGGGAAAGCTTTGGAGCGGGGAGGAAGCCACTTCAAAGTGGTCTCCTGGTGTTCTAGAGAGCTCTACATGTATCAATCACAGTTGAGGGCAAATCAACGTTCGTCAAACTGAACGTGGACAACGTCAGCCCCTTGACAACCTGTACATCTGTACCCATGCAGATTCAAATCGCCGCAGAAAAGCAAGGCCAACGTAAATGTATATGCAAACCAAAACACCTGCCTGTAGTTAGGTTAAAGGCTGCACCTTGACCCCACCTCCCACCTCGCCCTCTTACTTTACGATAGCTGTTTGTTGCCCAAAGAGCTCTTTTCTGATACCCCCCTATTCACTCTTAATTGGCCCCAGCTCCTCTCTATACCAGGGACTTTGCATACTGCTATAGGAACGCAAATGCACTATGGGACATCCTGAGTACAGGATCTTTGTTCTGCTCCTAGATCTAACTGGCGATTAAGtcagccattcattcattcaatcattcatGGCCTTAATGGCTTTAAGCATTTTAGCACACTTTATGTTACGCTTCTTAATGAGATCTTTCCACTCCGTTTTATTATCTTATACATACTTTAGTATGTGatcttattatatattaattatatttattttattgttcttaTAAGCCTCTCACCGGTTTCTCCCTACTCACTGCTGACGATGTTATGAACTACTTCTCTATATCCTTGCAGTGCACATGATTCACACACTTTCAGTAAGCAGGCCTGAAGGTAGTTCTCGTTAAGTCTCTCAGGGTTAAAGATCACCTCCTCTGCGCTGACTGGGTTCCCTGGCTGACCCACGACTTTGTCAACAGTAAAGGAACGAAGAACAGCGACACATGCTTTGGCGCTCTCATTTTTCTCCTTttaaggaagtgtgtgtgtgtgtgtgtgtgtgtgtgtgtgtgtgtgtgtgtgtgtgtgtgtgtgagcaaaacCCCAACCCTTTCTCATGATCCAATGAGGATCCTGTCTGATAAATAGAAATGAGCACAACTCAATGAAAGCCTTCGAGCACAAACACTGAGCATTACTTAATGGATCTCTTCTAGCAAAGCATTAACTGTGACCAATTGCTTTCAGGCTAACCGGTAGGCTTTTAATACCTTAACCAAGGAATTCTTGGGGAAGTGCTTGGTCAGTTGATGCATTGCTGGTGCATTCTGATTTATAGCAGGCCTTCAAATCGTCCGAAGTCTACAACAGAATGATGAGCAACTGAATTTGTAAGAAAAGTAACAATTAGCAAAATTATTATCAGAAAAAAGGATaatccttttctttttaaacttCAAAACACGGAATGACAATAGGCCCAATAAATATGGTCGTCGGGAAGCGACCCCGACATATATGGTCATCAGGAAGCGCCCCCAACATATATGGTCATCAGGAAGCAGATCAACCTACCTGCGCTGAGCAGGATGTTGAAGGCCGTGGGGTGCCAGGCGAGGATCCCCACCCTCTTGCTGTGGCCCTCCAGGGTCACCAAGGGCTCCGTCATGGGCCCCACGAGGCCCCCGTCGGGGATCTGCCACACCTGGGGAACACGCAGCGTCAAACGTCCAATCACATGACCCTTCAAACCGATCTAATCGATCAATCGCTGACAACGTGGAAGAATAGTCTTGAAAGACGACAACATTCATTGATATATTCAACATCAACTCATTTATGGATAACCCCACATTTAAAACTTGTGTTCCTTCACAGTGAAGGGTGTAGCTATGTCAAGTATGACGTCACGTCGaaggtttaaaaaacaaaattgtTTTGTGCCACCTCCCCTCCTATTTTTTGATAAAAAGGCGTATATTCTGAAACTGCAGTTATTACAATAAGAACCACTGTTTTGCTACCCCTGTTAGCAATCGCGATGGaatccaaaataataaataacgtGTGCGGTTTAGAGCCAGTCCGACGCCGCGCCCGCACCTTCACGGTGTTGTCCTCCGAGGCACTTGCGATGATGTTGTCGTCATGGGGACACCACTGGATGTCCAACACGGGCGCTAGGTGACCACACACCGTGGAGCAGGTCTGGTCGATCCTTCCGCTCtaaggaacagagagaggaaaaaccCTTTCAGTGCCCCAGCGGCAGTCCACAGCTCAACCCATGATGATCTGAGAACAGTCTCCCACTCCAACCGAGCAGCCTACGGGCCAACAAAAACAGTTTCATCCTCGTTCATTAGCAGAACATGGGAACCTGTCACTTATATGAAAGGTATGAGGCCAAGTAGCAGGGGCCAATTAGTTAGCATCTGCATATTTGCAACATGACTACTAGAGCAGGCCAGAGAGTACAGGGAGGTTGGAGTCCAACCCCACCATTTCCTCAGCTGCACCTGTAATCATCCGTGAGCAAAAAGCCCTTACCGGCTCCTTAAAGACTGTATTTCTGAatgcatgtatttttgtgtgtcgCTCAGGGCGATTGCAGCTGCTAAACGCCAGCAAACCGTAACCGGTActttaaaaggtgacatattattccaccaggtgcgagtgtgattagccgctacaagccgttttgaaagtctgcctcttctgacatcacaagtgggggcGTGtccgtccacctagatgtatgacggatagatgagcgacgtttgccacagtccaccgggtaggccggtagaccgatctatccagcacacatctaggtggacacgcccacttgtgatgtcagaagaggccgattttcaaaacggcttacCGGCTAACCACACCCAAACCTGGTGGTGCAATAACGTCCCCTTTAACAACATTGTCACACcgctcatcacacacacacacgtccgggCCTCACCTTGGTGATGGGCACCACCAggaaggccccgcccccgcccgacTCCACGATGACGGCGATGAACTTGGGGTTGACGGCGCAGAGCGGGCTGTCCCAGGTGACGCGCGACACGCGCACGTCGTCGATGCAGTGCTCCGCCTTCCAGGCCTGGGCGAACACATGGCGGAACTTGCTCTGCCTGACCACGCCCCTTCGGAACGACATGGCTGCGGGAGACGGGGGCGCGACAGCGGTTGTCTATGAGTAGGGCTCTGGGTTCAAAGAGCTCAACTTCTGTGAGTAGGGCTCAGGGTACATAAAGCCTTGCATCTACGGTGGGGGTcgctaacacccccccccccggcttaTAACTGTTAATGTACCGAAACACCGGCCAaatacaagcaaacacacaaagttaAGCGCCTCCCAGGCAAACATCAAAGAATAACGCTTTAAGGCCAAAGCTTCATCTCCTCACCATAAGGTTATCTTAATAAAACATAGTTGCATTAGGGCATGCATTAGGGCACTTCTCTGCCTTTGTGAGAAATGattaccaaaataaaagccttatTCAAAGCTTAGGCAAATTCTCCCTCCCATGCCCTTAGTGTTGTCAGAACTCACTAGCAAAGACTGCCTGAACCAGATGGTGGAGAAATGGTACTCATTTAGGCGTCTCTACCTGGTTACAACTCACAATGGCGCCATTCAAAGAGGCGTGTAATAGTAGACTTGTTTACGAGCTGAGACTACCACATGTGGCCCGTTATATAAAAGTAGCAGTGTTTGGAGAAACACCTGTGTGGGTCGTGCCATGGCGCCTCTTTGAAAAGGGTCCATTATGAGCTACCTACTGTGCTCTACTTGAGTTTATACACACAGCCAGCGTTGAGGGGATTTCTCGTTATGTCACTCTGCTTCCAATGTAAACAGATGTAGTTAAAGCTAACTTGtataattgtaaaaaataaatgtacaagCAATGTTCATTTTCATTGCTATCCATTGGGCCTTAGGGAAACTAGACCATCAACATTATTAGCTAAACAGGTTACTGTGCCACGGGCGGAATGCGTCTATACCACAGAGGGTACGGTAACACAATATTAAACCAAGAATAGGAGGGATACTTCAATCACACTTTGTACCATGTAGGATCACTTAAATTATTGCACTTTGTTGTTATTAACATTAATGTAACATACACATGATGTCACATACAGTAGATATGAGTTTATTTTCCTGAACATAAAATAGAACCAGAGGGAGGGCAGGGCATCGCACATGAGCAAATGAGGGAGGAGTGTAACGCCAGAACCAGGGGATGCTGCTGTAATGCTTGGTAATGTAAAAACTGTGGCAACATATTGTGCCTAAGCTTTGGCACAAGGCGGCCATTTCCATAATTGCAAATTCCTAGTATTTGGAGAGGTGCAAcagtggaaaaaacatgagacATAGGAAGGAATTTGTACATTAGACTACACAcgaacgtggggggggggggggcggg from Gadus morhua chromosome 17, gadMor3.0, whole genome shotgun sequence includes these protein-coding regions:
- the coro1b gene encoding coronin-1B is translated as MSFRRGVVRQSKFRHVFAQAWKAEHCIDDVRVSRVTWDSPLCAVNPKFIAVIVESGGGGAFLVVPITKSGRIDQTCSTVCGHLAPVLDIQWCPHDDNIIASASEDNTVKVWQIPDGGLVGPMTEPLVTLEGHSKRVGILAWHPTAFNILLSAGCDNVMCVWDVGTGELVYQLSDAHPDLIYSACWNRDGSAVCTVSKDKALRVIDPRRGTVLKVREKVHDGTRPMRAVFLSDGKILTTGFSRMSERQMALWDTKDLTEPMAMQEMDTSNGVLLPFYDPDTNMVYLCGKGDCTIRYFEVTDESPYVHFLNLYSSKEPQRGAGYVSKRGLDVNKCEIARFYKVHERKIEPISMTVPRKSDLFQGDLYPDTAGLEPSLLAEEWIAGQDAPPLLVSLSGGYAVPPSKHRDTMRGRPKLASQDSGAGAPAAAAPTATPTAPAVARETEGETRGNAADGTADRLKKEDDVLNEILAEMKALRTVVLAQSQRIEILERQLARIEDGDV